From a single Xiphophorus maculatus strain JP 163 A chromosome 5, X_maculatus-5.0-male, whole genome shotgun sequence genomic region:
- the psip1 gene encoding PC4 and SFRS1-interacting protein isoform X1 — translation MAGDWKPGDLIFAKMKGYPHWPARIDEVPDGAVKPSNIKYPIFFFGTHETAFLGPKDIFPYQQHKEKYAKPNKRKGFNEGLWEIENNPKVELTAPKPVPPPSFLEKDLESGPEGEEDAADKGVKPKVPGKEAEQENDDEEEEKEEEEGSLMSEQGPQIQDVSAQKESTDPSKPKRGRKKKGEQENEKNEDPGSPVSPSGGDAPKRRGRKPKTEKLLLLQQDQHGSGSEMETNESEKKRKRAAEDKQLNGEEEKRKKREGSKGKEVELKESEAKKKKDNGSSGSDDDESQKSKGRKKLQNVEADKDGRRWKADEPREADKEDVKKPEVGTKKKEMSTDLKLQKLHSEIKISLKIDNPDVKKCLDALDEIGSLQVTTQHLQKHSELIATLKKIRKFKASQDIMDKATMLYNKFKTMFLVGEGDCVLSQVLNKSLAEQRQHEEAKKGALKRAEHIKDCGTEPRRPSHADGAVTPSLIKSSCSADNVANGDASPEEKKMDKMEDALAGENHSPPKLQETA, via the exons ATGGCCGGAGACTGGAAGCCAGGCGACCTGATTTTTGCCAAAATGAAGGGTTATCCTCACTGGCCTGCGAGG atcgATGAAGTGCCAGACGGTGCTGTGAAACCGTCCAACATCAAATATCCAattttcttcttcggcactcaTGAAAC AGCGTTTCTTGGGCCGAAGGACATTTTTCCGTAccaacaacacaaagaaaaatatgcgAAACCAAACAAAAGGAAAGGCTTCAATGAAGGATTGTGGGAGATCGAAAACAACCCAAAAGTTGAGCTGACTGCGCCCAAG ccggttcctcctccttccttcctggAAAAGGATTTGGAAAGCGGTCCGGAAGGAGAAGAAGACGCAGCCGATAAAGGAGTCAAACCCAAa GTTCCAGGAAAAGAGGCTGAGCAGGAgaatgatgatgaggaggaggagaaagaggaggaggaagggtcTCTGATGTCTGAGCAGGGTCCTCAGATCCAGGAT GTTTCTGCTCAGAAAGAATCGACTGATCCCTCAAAACCcaaaagaggaaggaagaagaag ggtGAGCAGGAGAACGAAAAAAACGAAGATCCTGGAAGCCCCGTTAGTCCATCAG GTGGCGACGCTCCGAAACGGCGAGGCAGGAAGCCGAAAACCGagaagctgctcctgctgcagcaggaccAACACGGCTCTGGGAGCGAAAT ggagACGAACGAGTCTGAGAAGAAGCGAAAGAGGGCAGCGGAGGACAAGCAGCTGAAcggagaagaagagaagaggaagaagagggaggGCAGCAAGGGGAAGGAGGTGGAGCTAAAGGAGTCAGaggccaagaagaagaaggacaaCGGCTCGTCTGGCTCGGACGACGACGAG TCTCAGAAAAGCAAAGGGAGGAAGAAGCTGCAGAACGTGGAGGCGGATAAAGACGGGCGGCGCTGGAAAGCCGACGAACCGAGAGA ggCCGACAAAGAAGATGTGAAGAAACCTGAGGTGGGAACCAAGAAGAaag aaatgtCAACTGACCTGAAATTACAGAAACTCCACAGTGAGATCAAGATTTCCCTGAAAATCGACAACCCG GATGTGAAGAAATGTTTGGACGCGTTGGACGAGATCGGTTCTCTTCAGGTGACGACTCAGCACCTGCAGAAGCACAGCGAACTCATCGCCACGCTCAAGAAG ATCCGGAAGTTCAAAGCCAGCCAGGACATCATGGACAAAGCCACCATGCTGTACAACAAGTTCAAGACGATGTTCCTGGTGGGCGAGGGCGACTGCGTGCTGAGCCAGGTGCTGAACAAGTCGCTCGCCGAGCAGCGGCAGCACGAAGAGGCCAAGAAAGGAGCGCTGAAGAGAGCAGAGCACATCAAGGACTGCGGCACAG AGCCGCGCCGGCCGTCACATGCTGACGGCGCTGTGACGCCATCGCTGATCAAATCTTCCTGCTCCGCAGACAACGTGGCCAACGGCGACGCCAGCCCCGAGGAGAAGAAGATGGACAAGATGGAGGACGCCTTGGCGGGAGAAAACCACAG TCCTCCGAAACTTCAGGAGACGGCCTGA
- the psip1 gene encoding PC4 and SFRS1-interacting protein isoform X3 — protein MAGDWKPGDLIFAKMKGYPHWPARIDEVPDGAVKPSNIKYPIFFFGTHETAFLGPKDIFPYQQHKEKYAKPNKRKGFNEGLWEIENNPKVELTAPKPVPPPSFLEKDLESGPEGEEDAADKGVKPKVSAQKESTDPSKPKRGRKKKGEQENEKNEDPGSPVSPSGGDAPKRRGRKPKTEKLLLLQQDQHGSGSEMETNESEKKRKRAAEDKQLNGEEEKRKKREGSKGKEVELKESEAKKKKDNGSSGSDDDESQKSKGRKKLQNVEADKDGRRWKADEPREADKEDVKKPEVGTKKKEMSTDLKLQKLHSEIKISLKIDNPDVKKCLDALDEIGSLQVTTQHLQKHSELIATLKKIRKFKASQDIMDKATMLYNKFKTMFLVGEGDCVLSQVLNKSLAEQRQHEEAKKGALKRAEHIKDCGTEPRRPSHADGAVTPSLIKSSCSADNVANGDASPEEKKMDKMEDALAGENHSPPKLQETA, from the exons ATGGCCGGAGACTGGAAGCCAGGCGACCTGATTTTTGCCAAAATGAAGGGTTATCCTCACTGGCCTGCGAGG atcgATGAAGTGCCAGACGGTGCTGTGAAACCGTCCAACATCAAATATCCAattttcttcttcggcactcaTGAAAC AGCGTTTCTTGGGCCGAAGGACATTTTTCCGTAccaacaacacaaagaaaaatatgcgAAACCAAACAAAAGGAAAGGCTTCAATGAAGGATTGTGGGAGATCGAAAACAACCCAAAAGTTGAGCTGACTGCGCCCAAG ccggttcctcctccttccttcctggAAAAGGATTTGGAAAGCGGTCCGGAAGGAGAAGAAGACGCAGCCGATAAAGGAGTCAAACCCAAa GTTTCTGCTCAGAAAGAATCGACTGATCCCTCAAAACCcaaaagaggaaggaagaagaag ggtGAGCAGGAGAACGAAAAAAACGAAGATCCTGGAAGCCCCGTTAGTCCATCAG GTGGCGACGCTCCGAAACGGCGAGGCAGGAAGCCGAAAACCGagaagctgctcctgctgcagcaggaccAACACGGCTCTGGGAGCGAAAT ggagACGAACGAGTCTGAGAAGAAGCGAAAGAGGGCAGCGGAGGACAAGCAGCTGAAcggagaagaagagaagaggaagaagagggaggGCAGCAAGGGGAAGGAGGTGGAGCTAAAGGAGTCAGaggccaagaagaagaaggacaaCGGCTCGTCTGGCTCGGACGACGACGAG TCTCAGAAAAGCAAAGGGAGGAAGAAGCTGCAGAACGTGGAGGCGGATAAAGACGGGCGGCGCTGGAAAGCCGACGAACCGAGAGA ggCCGACAAAGAAGATGTGAAGAAACCTGAGGTGGGAACCAAGAAGAaag aaatgtCAACTGACCTGAAATTACAGAAACTCCACAGTGAGATCAAGATTTCCCTGAAAATCGACAACCCG GATGTGAAGAAATGTTTGGACGCGTTGGACGAGATCGGTTCTCTTCAGGTGACGACTCAGCACCTGCAGAAGCACAGCGAACTCATCGCCACGCTCAAGAAG ATCCGGAAGTTCAAAGCCAGCCAGGACATCATGGACAAAGCCACCATGCTGTACAACAAGTTCAAGACGATGTTCCTGGTGGGCGAGGGCGACTGCGTGCTGAGCCAGGTGCTGAACAAGTCGCTCGCCGAGCAGCGGCAGCACGAAGAGGCCAAGAAAGGAGCGCTGAAGAGAGCAGAGCACATCAAGGACTGCGGCACAG AGCCGCGCCGGCCGTCACATGCTGACGGCGCTGTGACGCCATCGCTGATCAAATCTTCCTGCTCCGCAGACAACGTGGCCAACGGCGACGCCAGCCCCGAGGAGAAGAAGATGGACAAGATGGAGGACGCCTTGGCGGGAGAAAACCACAG TCCTCCGAAACTTCAGGAGACGGCCTGA
- the psip1 gene encoding PC4 and SFRS1-interacting protein isoform X2: protein MAGDWKPGDLIFAKMKGYPHWPARIDEVPDGAVKPSNIKYPIFFFGTHETAFLGPKDIFPYQQHKEKYAKPNKRKGFNEGLWEIENNPKVELTAPKPVPPPSFLEKDLESGPEGEEDAADKGVKPKVPGKEAEQENDDEEEEKEEEEGSLMSEQGPQIQDVSAQKESTDPSKPKRGRKKKGEQENEKNEDPGSPVSPSGGDAPKRRGRKPKTEKLLLLQQDQHGSGSEMETNESEKKRKRAAEDKQLNGEEEKRKKREGSKGKEVELKESEAKKKKDNGSSGSDDDESQKSKGRKKLQNVEADKDGRRWKADEPREADKEDVKKPEVGTKKKEMSTDLKLQKLHSEIKISLKIDNPDVKKCLDALDEIGSLQVTTQHLQKHSELIATLKKIRKFKASQDIMDKATMLYNKFKTMFLVGEGDCVLSQVLNKSLAEQRQHEEAKKGALKRAEHIKDCGTDNVANGDASPEEKKMDKMEDALAGENHSPPKLQETA, encoded by the exons ATGGCCGGAGACTGGAAGCCAGGCGACCTGATTTTTGCCAAAATGAAGGGTTATCCTCACTGGCCTGCGAGG atcgATGAAGTGCCAGACGGTGCTGTGAAACCGTCCAACATCAAATATCCAattttcttcttcggcactcaTGAAAC AGCGTTTCTTGGGCCGAAGGACATTTTTCCGTAccaacaacacaaagaaaaatatgcgAAACCAAACAAAAGGAAAGGCTTCAATGAAGGATTGTGGGAGATCGAAAACAACCCAAAAGTTGAGCTGACTGCGCCCAAG ccggttcctcctccttccttcctggAAAAGGATTTGGAAAGCGGTCCGGAAGGAGAAGAAGACGCAGCCGATAAAGGAGTCAAACCCAAa GTTCCAGGAAAAGAGGCTGAGCAGGAgaatgatgatgaggaggaggagaaagaggaggaggaagggtcTCTGATGTCTGAGCAGGGTCCTCAGATCCAGGAT GTTTCTGCTCAGAAAGAATCGACTGATCCCTCAAAACCcaaaagaggaaggaagaagaag ggtGAGCAGGAGAACGAAAAAAACGAAGATCCTGGAAGCCCCGTTAGTCCATCAG GTGGCGACGCTCCGAAACGGCGAGGCAGGAAGCCGAAAACCGagaagctgctcctgctgcagcaggaccAACACGGCTCTGGGAGCGAAAT ggagACGAACGAGTCTGAGAAGAAGCGAAAGAGGGCAGCGGAGGACAAGCAGCTGAAcggagaagaagagaagaggaagaagagggaggGCAGCAAGGGGAAGGAGGTGGAGCTAAAGGAGTCAGaggccaagaagaagaaggacaaCGGCTCGTCTGGCTCGGACGACGACGAG TCTCAGAAAAGCAAAGGGAGGAAGAAGCTGCAGAACGTGGAGGCGGATAAAGACGGGCGGCGCTGGAAAGCCGACGAACCGAGAGA ggCCGACAAAGAAGATGTGAAGAAACCTGAGGTGGGAACCAAGAAGAaag aaatgtCAACTGACCTGAAATTACAGAAACTCCACAGTGAGATCAAGATTTCCCTGAAAATCGACAACCCG GATGTGAAGAAATGTTTGGACGCGTTGGACGAGATCGGTTCTCTTCAGGTGACGACTCAGCACCTGCAGAAGCACAGCGAACTCATCGCCACGCTCAAGAAG ATCCGGAAGTTCAAAGCCAGCCAGGACATCATGGACAAAGCCACCATGCTGTACAACAAGTTCAAGACGATGTTCCTGGTGGGCGAGGGCGACTGCGTGCTGAGCCAGGTGCTGAACAAGTCGCTCGCCGAGCAGCGGCAGCACGAAGAGGCCAAGAAAGGAGCGCTGAAGAGAGCAGAGCACATCAAGGACTGCGGCACAG ACAACGTGGCCAACGGCGACGCCAGCCCCGAGGAGAAGAAGATGGACAAGATGGAGGACGCCTTGGCGGGAGAAAACCACAG TCCTCCGAAACTTCAGGAGACGGCCTGA